Proteins from one Flavobacterium branchiarum genomic window:
- a CDS encoding helix-turn-helix domain-containing protein encodes MKIELRNPQLTLPKKIIEVDQGYMLLGQESILETQTKIETKEFNIEKRTIQIDGVFIHFYKKNILEQQKVKVLSTSGYIQMHFELSTGATLYESSENKGSVLPTYQGQHMLFFEPHLDGYLTFPICSGATSVEIELSEAWLKKQFGEQLFLLKDFAFALRGSQAAVLGGRAYPICPDIYRIIKQLYDCPYEGELKKFFIESKLLELLTIKIYKASTSFPTKTLANISKIDRERLYYLKELLTSIDAEQYTIQQMTELTFMNRTKLQNSFKQLFGMTIHEFVVDKRMEEAYQLLSYSSGWTVAEVARKVGYKHYNHFSTAFKNKFGVSPSKIVN; translated from the coding sequence ATGAAAATTGAATTAAGAAATCCTCAGTTAACTCTTCCTAAAAAAATTATCGAGGTCGATCAAGGGTATATGTTGTTAGGTCAAGAAAGTATTTTAGAGACCCAAACAAAAATTGAAACAAAGGAATTTAATATTGAAAAACGTACGATTCAAATCGACGGAGTGTTCATTCATTTCTACAAAAAGAATATTTTAGAGCAGCAAAAAGTTAAAGTGCTTAGTACTTCGGGTTATATTCAAATGCATTTTGAACTTTCTACAGGAGCAACTTTATATGAATCTAGTGAAAACAAGGGTTCTGTTTTACCTACTTATCAGGGGCAACATATGCTATTTTTTGAACCCCATTTGGATGGTTATTTGACTTTTCCAATTTGTTCAGGTGCTACAAGTGTTGAAATTGAACTTTCGGAAGCATGGTTAAAAAAACAGTTTGGGGAGCAATTATTCTTACTCAAGGATTTCGCTTTTGCTTTAAGAGGAAGTCAAGCCGCCGTTCTAGGTGGAAGAGCCTATCCGATATGTCCCGATATTTATCGAATTATTAAGCAACTTTATGATTGTCCGTACGAAGGGGAATTAAAGAAGTTTTTTATAGAAAGTAAATTGCTGGAGTTGCTCACTATTAAAATATATAAGGCATCAACTAGTTTTCCAACAAAAACTTTAGCTAATATTTCAAAGATAGACAGGGAAAGACTTTATTATTTAAAAGAACTTCTTACATCTATTGATGCTGAACAATACACGATTCAGCAAATGACAGAATTAACTTTCATGAATCGTACAAAACTACAGAACTCTTTTAAACAGCTCTTCGGAATGACTATTCATGAATTTGTAGTCGATAAAAGAATGGAAGAAGCATATCAGTTATTATCGTACTCATCAGGTTGGACAGTTGCTGAGGTAGCAAGAAAGGTTGGTTATAAACATTACAATCATTTCTCGACTGCTTTTAAAAACAAATTTGGGGTTTCACCTAGCAAAATAGTAAACTAA
- a CDS encoding Panacea domain-containing protein, protein MKNFNLHREKAVNTLLFVTSNLEKADTHKTYKILYFADQKHLLKYGRPIFGDTYVKMQYGPVPSFVKNVVDEEIEGLEEVVAKYHKYNIQPLIEPNLDYLSESDIECLNESIEENRDLSFVDLTNKSHDDAYNKAYWVINYLDMARAIGADDNVLMFINQQMINDNIELV, encoded by the coding sequence ATGAAAAATTTTAATCTACATAGGGAAAAAGCAGTAAATACTCTTTTGTTTGTGACAAGTAATCTTGAAAAAGCTGACACTCACAAAACATATAAGATTTTATACTTCGCAGACCAAAAGCATCTATTGAAATATGGAAGACCAATTTTTGGTGATACGTATGTGAAAATGCAATATGGTCCAGTTCCTTCATTTGTCAAAAATGTAGTAGATGAGGAAATTGAAGGATTAGAAGAAGTCGTAGCAAAATATCATAAATACAACATACAACCTTTAATAGAACCAAATTTAGATTATTTATCTGAGAGTGATATTGAATGTTTAAATGAATCCATTGAAGAAAATAGAGATTTATCATTTGTTGATTTAACTAATAAATCTCATGATGATGCTTACAATAAAGCTTACTGGGTTATTAATTATTTAGATATGGCAAGAGCCATAGGTGCTGATGATAATGTTTTGATGTTTATCAATCAACAGATGATTAATGATAACATTGAGTTAGTATGA
- a CDS encoding Dabb family protein has translation MKRRNFIIKSATAGVLALTTGKVLANSINEKVHKPNTVYFHYLLFWLKPELTSTEVEDFQNFFEGLKKLPYVKNVRYGKPANSTPRPVMDNSFTYNVSMEFDSLQGLETYGKLPEHLELVAKYKPFFNRMAVHDSIYQTK, from the coding sequence ATGAAACGAAGAAATTTTATTATCAAATCAGCAACCGCAGGAGTACTAGCCTTAACCACAGGTAAAGTGCTTGCTAACTCAATAAATGAGAAAGTTCATAAACCAAATACTGTTTATTTTCATTATTTGCTGTTTTGGCTTAAACCTGAACTTACATCTACTGAGGTGGAGGATTTTCAAAACTTTTTTGAAGGACTTAAAAAGCTTCCCTACGTAAAAAACGTACGTTATGGCAAACCTGCAAATTCAACACCAAGACCTGTGATGGACAATTCTTTCACCTATAATGTTTCTATGGAATTTGATTCTCTACAAGGTTTGGAAACTTACGGAAAATTACCTGAACATCTAGAATTAGTAGCTAAATACAAACCTTTTTTTAATAGAATGGCGGTTCATGATTCCATTTATCAAACGAAATAA
- a CDS encoding response regulator transcription factor: protein MKILIVEDNSRVSALLKRGLESQGYQVYIAEEAEEGLVLFEKIGFDLIITDIMLPGMDGIAFCKQIRHSKIKTPIFMLTALGTIDEKIEGFDAGADDYLVKPFEIRELYARVKALLHRRVETGNNNEETFELVYNDLVMDKRTKVIYREGLTINLTPKEFNLLQFMMQNPERLLTRDEIADNVWGNNFDTGTNYIDVYIAYLRKKVDKGFEQKLIHTKVGMGFILSNKI, encoded by the coding sequence ATGAAGATTTTAATAGTTGAAGACAACAGCCGAGTTTCGGCTCTGCTCAAACGCGGATTAGAAAGCCAGGGATATCAGGTTTATATTGCAGAAGAAGCGGAAGAAGGGTTAGTTCTTTTTGAAAAAATTGGTTTCGATCTGATTATTACAGATATTATGCTACCAGGAATGGATGGTATTGCTTTTTGTAAACAAATCCGTCATTCTAAAATAAAAACACCAATTTTTATGCTTACGGCCTTGGGAACTATTGATGAAAAAATTGAAGGATTTGATGCTGGGGCAGACGATTATCTTGTAAAACCTTTCGAAATACGAGAACTCTATGCAAGGGTAAAAGCACTTTTACATCGTAGAGTTGAGACTGGAAATAATAATGAGGAAACTTTTGAGCTGGTTTATAATGATCTTGTTATGGATAAAAGAACGAAAGTTATCTACAGAGAGGGGCTTACTATAAATCTTACCCCCAAGGAGTTTAATCTACTGCAGTTTATGATGCAGAATCCCGAGAGATTGCTAACTCGCGATGAAATTGCTGACAATGTCTGGGGAAATAACTTTGATACAGGAACCAACTATATTGATGTTTACATTGCTTATTTGAGAAAAAAAGTAGATAAAGGTTTTGAGCAAAAACTTATCCATACCAAAGTAGGTATGGGGTTTATTTTAAGCAATAAGATATGA
- a CDS encoding HAMP domain-containing sensor histidine kinase: protein MKLVTRTALAYTVLTALILFVFAYSVYFVSEKNREEEFFDRLDYKITWRAEFIFDARLDENLIKVLHTKNKKLLNEADISVYDSNFDLYFSDNIPPLGSKKILQSIKKRKTLNWSDDKYQYRGILYTNADKEFYIIGRAVDVTGMNHINAFKKNVLYVYFISIGVLFIVGFGFSYYTLKPLKDIIFQIRDISEHNLNRRMVIPKAKDELYELTQTFNATFNRLEKSFNSHRNFVTTIAHEFRTPLSILIAEIELGKELNQTVEDYKASLDNALQEANHVSELSTALLDFARANYDISQIKLSDLRIDEVLVDAKLNLLNKKDVKYKIGISYSDLDPTDANFYTYFGNPYLLQIAFSNIMENACKYSADQYCHIEIKASAEKIILIFSDNGIGIPASDLEHIYDLFYRGKNKSYQNGYGVGLSIVKQIVSLHKSTIDVSSEVGKGSIFTITLLS, encoded by the coding sequence ATGAAATTAGTAACCCGAACTGCTCTTGCTTATACTGTTTTAACAGCTCTGATTCTGTTTGTTTTCGCCTATAGTGTATATTTTGTTTCTGAAAAAAATAGGGAAGAAGAATTCTTTGACCGCCTTGATTATAAAATAACCTGGCGTGCCGAGTTTATTTTTGATGCTCGATTAGATGAAAATCTTATAAAGGTCCTACATACCAAAAATAAAAAGCTGCTTAACGAAGCAGATATTAGTGTTTATGACAGTAATTTTGATCTTTATTTTTCGGATAATATACCTCCGCTTGGAAGTAAAAAAATATTGCAGTCTATAAAAAAAAGAAAAACACTCAACTGGTCTGATGATAAATACCAGTATCGTGGTATTTTATACACTAATGCAGATAAAGAATTCTATATAATTGGCAGGGCAGTAGATGTAACAGGGATGAATCACATTAATGCTTTTAAAAAAAATGTGCTTTATGTTTATTTCATTTCTATAGGAGTATTATTTATAGTAGGATTTGGTTTTTCGTATTACACTTTAAAGCCTTTAAAAGATATTATTTTTCAAATAAGAGACATATCGGAGCACAATCTCAATCGACGTATGGTGATTCCAAAAGCTAAAGATGAACTTTATGAACTTACCCAGACTTTCAATGCCACATTTAATCGTTTGGAGAAATCCTTTAATAGCCACCGAAATTTTGTCACTACAATAGCACATGAATTCAGAACGCCACTTTCTATTTTAATCGCAGAGATAGAACTTGGTAAAGAACTCAATCAGACTGTTGAAGATTATAAAGCATCTTTAGACAATGCTTTACAAGAGGCTAATCATGTTTCGGAGCTCTCTACAGCGCTTCTTGATTTTGCTCGGGCTAATTATGATATTTCACAAATTAAATTATCTGACCTACGTATAGATGAGGTTCTTGTTGATGCTAAATTAAACCTACTCAACAAGAAAGATGTAAAATACAAGATTGGTATAAGCTACAGTGATTTAGATCCTACAGATGCTAATTTTTATACCTATTTTGGTAATCCTTACTTATTACAGATTGCTTTTTCAAATATTATGGAAAATGCCTGTAAATATTCTGCAGATCAATATTGTCATATAGAAATAAAGGCTTCTGCAGAAAAAATAATTCTTATTTTTTCTGATAACGGAATAGGAATCCCTGCGTCAGATTTAGAACATATTTATGATTTGTTTTACAGGGGAAAAAATAAAAGTTACCAAAATGGTTATGGAGTAGGACTGTCTATTGTTAAACAAATTGTAAGCTTACATAAAAGCACAATTGATGTGAGTTCAGAGGTAGGGAAAGGTTCTATATTTACAATTACACTCCTAAGTTAA
- a CDS encoding SMI1/KNR4 family protein has product MKSINKNVAPTSEEIDLFLKQIDFILPEGFIDFFIETDGADISTDENFILLWALTEMIQLNKDYNVEEYAPEFFIFGSDGGDIAFAIERITGDIYEMPFIGMSKEESVFRNNSFTDFIESI; this is encoded by the coding sequence ATGAAAAGTATAAATAAAAATGTAGCCCCAACTTCCGAAGAAATCGATTTATTTTTAAAACAAATCGATTTTATTTTGCCTGAAGGATTTATTGATTTTTTTATAGAAACTGATGGAGCAGATATAAGTACTGATGAAAATTTTATCCTTTTGTGGGCATTAACAGAGATGATTCAATTAAATAAAGATTATAATGTAGAAGAATATGCACCTGAATTTTTTATTTTTGGTTCTGATGGAGGAGATATTGCTTTTGCAATAGAAAGAATTACAGGCGATATTTATGAAATGCCATTTATTGGTATGTCAAAAGAAGAGTCTGTTTTTAGAAATAATAGTTTTACAGATTTTATTGAGAGTATATAA
- a CDS encoding RHS repeat-associated core domain-containing protein, which produces MFVTEKNAQNVLEILEENNYYPFGLKHEGYNVNLPNNNKYKYNGKELQDELSLNLYDYGARNYDPALGRWMNIDPLAEISRRNSPYNYALNNPVYFIDPDGMAPTGAQSGGAMSTAEGNRGDGAGGATMFQSDYLNKNGGHWTDSIRGGSKSGDSTTEDSDSNSSNNGGGIDPPKKKKETKADPQSPEEQEKWRKYNEEKLLPLNRVLLAFAMIGRAWETGIEGLYMRMGTTAELAPLAVNSESTVVNTTAIEEGSFSVIDWKGYPVGGVKPTGPFRLLEGSEYTTARNLANSKNATLRRANPEGLKGLQIHEIHPVKFGGSPTDLVNKVYLTPQQHSVYTNYWNSLMRSTKK; this is translated from the coding sequence ATTTTCGTTACAGAGAAAAATGCACAAAACGTTCTTGAAATTCTTGAAGAAAACAATTATTATCCTTTTGGTTTAAAACACGAAGGATATAATGTTAACCTACCAAATAATAATAAATATAAATACAACGGAAAAGAACTCCAAGATGAGCTATCACTGAATTTATACGACTATGGCGCACGTAATTATGATCCTGCGTTAGGCAGATGGATGAATATTGACCCATTAGCAGAAATTTCAAGAAGGAATTCTCCATATAATTATGCACTAAATAATCCTGTGTATTTTATTGATCCTGATGGTATGGCGCCAACAGGTGCACAATCAGGGGGTGCTATGAGTACTGCAGAAGGTAATAGAGGTGACGGTGCTGGGGGGGCTACTATGTTTCAAAGTGATTATTTAAATAAAAACGGAGGACATTGGACTGATTCTATTAGGGGTGGTAGTAAAAGTGGAGATAGTACAACTGAAGATAGTGATAGTAATTCTTCAAATAATGGTGGAGGGATAGATCCACCAAAAAAGAAAAAAGAAACTAAGGCGGATCCTCAATCACCAGAAGAACAGGAAAAATGGAGAAAATATAATGAAGAGAAATTACTTCCGTTAAATAGGGTTTTATTAGCGTTTGCGATGATCGGTCGTGCTTGGGAAACGGGAATAGAAGGTTTATACATGAGAATGGGGACAACAGCAGAATTGGCTCCTCTGGCTGTTAATTCCGAAAGTACTGTTGTTAATACTACTGCAATTGAAGAAGGTTCATTTTCGGTAATTGATTGGAAAGGTTATCCTGTAGGAGGTGTAAAACCAACAGGGCCTTTTAGATTACTAGAAGGTTCAGAGTATACAACAGCAAGGAATTTAGCAAATTCAAAAAATGCTACTTTGCGTAGAGCAAATCCGGAAGGATTGAAAGGTCTGCAAATACATGAAATACATCCAGTAAAATTTGGAGGTAGTCCAACAGATCTTGTAAATAAAGTTTATTTAACACCACAACAGCATAGTGTATACACTAACTATTGGAATAGTTTAATGCGAAGTACTAAAAAATAA
- a CDS encoding WapI family immunity protein, with product MLIKDTYKQFSLTINSYEFQFSKFKEDMNWLNITIYAQDDKNRWKNSGAFLNTFELVNLYDWFLKLRKDLPISKRINFLEHELSFSYERSKQILIVNLDFNFHPNKDKYIHGVDEEYKIYFDLKSLDLESIIDSLKEDLKKFPIR from the coding sequence ATGTTAATAAAAGATACTTATAAGCAATTTTCTTTAACCATTAATAGTTATGAATTTCAATTTTCTAAATTTAAAGAGGATATGAATTGGCTTAATATAACTATTTATGCCCAAGATGATAAAAATAGATGGAAAAATAGTGGAGCATTTTTAAATACTTTTGAATTAGTTAATTTATACGACTGGTTTTTAAAATTGAGAAAAGATTTACCCATAAGTAAAAGAATAAATTTTTTAGAGCATGAACTTTCATTTAGTTATGAAAGAAGTAAGCAAATTTTAATTGTGAATTTAGATTTCAATTTTCATCCAAATAAAGATAAATATATACATGGTGTTGATGAGGAATATAAAATTTATTTTGATTTAAAATCATTAGATTTAGAATCGATAATAGATTCTTTGAAAGAAGACTTAAAGAAGTTTCCAATTAGATAG
- a CDS encoding RHS repeat domain-containing protein: MFVTEKNAQNVLEILEENNYYPFGLKHEGYNVNLPNNNNYKYNGKELQDELSLNLYDYGARNYDPAIGRWMNIDPLAEQMRRNSPYNYAFNNPVYFIDPDGMAPTGAQSGGAMSTAEGNRGDGAGGATMFQSDYLNKNGGHWTDQYRDDDGNKDTPPDDVTIGANGRVTKVVKNNKPNRFYDEKGKQLYFNDKKSDFAYANRTGDFPDWAEGDRLYYPISTKKVAKAVIEAGLDPLMLRVQGKLSEAWFIAASMSRGSADFTVSFLVPKYFSQAEKNYLEEGTMRSNYNSYMHYFRFGNSQTIYNLYDAGNFMWGNWMGMNGFNYSSLRFGSQANELFQDSIEDQRAIKNGFNFNKN, encoded by the coding sequence ATTTTCGTTACTGAGAAAAATGCACAAAACGTTCTTGAAATTCTTGAAGAAAACAATTATTATCCTTTTGGTTTAAAACACGAAGGATATAATGTTAACCTACCAAATAATAATAATTATAAATACAACGGAAAAGAACTCCAAGATGAGCTTTCACTGAATTTATACGACTACGGAGCACGTAATTATGATCCTGCGATTGGAAGATGGATGAATATTGACCCATTAGCGGAACAAATGCGAAGAAACTCGCCTTACAATTATGCATTTAATAATCCTGTGTATTTTATTGATCCTGATGGTATGGCGCCAACAGGTGCACAATCAGGGGGTGCTATGAGTACTGCAGAAGGTAATAGAGGTGACGGTGCTGGGGGCGCTACTATGTTTCAAAGTGATTATTTAAATAAAAACGGAGGACATTGGACTGACCAATATCGCGATGATGATGGAAATAAGGATACTCCTCCTGATGATGTCACAATTGGTGCAAATGGAAGGGTTACAAAGGTTGTAAAAAATAATAAACCTAATAGGTTCTATGATGAGAAAGGCAAACAATTGTATTTTAATGATAAAAAAAGTGATTTTGCATATGCTAATAGAACAGGTGATTTTCCAGATTGGGCTGAAGGAGATCGTTTATATTATCCAATATCAACAAAAAAGGTTGCGAAAGCAGTAATTGAAGCAGGCTTAGATCCGTTAATGTTAAGAGTACAAGGTAAACTAAGTGAGGCTTGGTTCATTGCCGCATCAATGTCAAGAGGTAGTGCTGATTTTACTGTCAGTTTTTTAGTTCCTAAATATTTTTCACAGGCAGAAAAAAATTATTTGGAAGAAGGTACAATGAGATCAAATTATAACTCTTATATGCATTATTTTAGATTTGGAAATTCACAAACAATTTACAATTTATATGATGCTGGAAATTTTATGTGGGGCAATTGGATGGGAATGAATGGTTTTAATTATAGTTCTCTAAGATTTGGTTCGCAGGCAAACGAATTGTTTCAAGATAGTATTGAAGACCAAAGAGCTATAAAAAATGGATTTAACTTTAATAAAAATTAA
- a CDS encoding fimbrial biogenesis chaperone, translating to MNKLAFLFCFLIFKMHAQTGISVSPPRIYFESKPGTSSTQKVTVTNVSLKNTLDLAVSLDDWEYDEKGENMMYPSNTLKNSCASWISVKNNDNYFTLAPGERKELEVTITPVKVANDSLPVHTAVLYVSQMNPVDDFDSKGSNIKVSIRSGIKIFHTFSNSLTKKIEIEDLKFDQSTNNLNLKFKNQSQIWVDGKISTEIINVKTGKKVVVNDVIFYTLPDNLRKLSIPITETLEKGSYNASIIIDYGDSSLLEMAELNFNYE from the coding sequence ATGAATAAACTTGCTTTTCTTTTTTGTTTTTTAATTTTTAAAATGCATGCGCAAACTGGTATTTCTGTATCTCCTCCGAGAATTTATTTTGAGTCTAAACCTGGAACGAGTAGTACTCAAAAAGTAACCGTAACCAATGTGAGCTTAAAGAATACTTTAGATCTTGCTGTGAGTCTAGATGATTGGGAATATGACGAAAAAGGGGAAAACATGATGTATCCTTCAAATACTTTAAAAAATTCTTGTGCAAGTTGGATTTCTGTTAAAAACAACGATAATTATTTTACATTAGCTCCTGGAGAAAGAAAAGAACTAGAGGTAACTATTACACCAGTTAAGGTAGCCAATGATAGTTTGCCTGTTCACACTGCTGTTTTATATGTAAGTCAAATGAATCCTGTGGATGATTTTGATAGTAAGGGTTCAAATATTAAGGTTAGTATTCGTTCTGGAATAAAAATTTTTCACACTTTTTCGAATAGTCTTACCAAAAAAATTGAAATTGAAGATTTAAAATTTGATCAATCTACCAATAACTTAAACTTAAAATTTAAAAATCAATCTCAAATTTGGGTGGATGGTAAAATTTCAACTGAAATTATTAATGTAAAAACGGGGAAAAAAGTGGTTGTGAATGATGTCATTTTTTATACACTGCCTGATAATTTACGTAAATTAAGTATTCCTATTACGGAAACTTTAGAGAAAGGATCTTACAATGCATCGATAATTATTGATTATGGTGATTCGTCTTTGTTAGAAATGGCTGAATTAAATTTTAATTATGAATAA